One segment of Mastomys coucha isolate ucsf_1 unplaced genomic scaffold, UCSF_Mcou_1 pScaffold23, whole genome shotgun sequence DNA contains the following:
- the Mpzl2 gene encoding myelin protein zero-like protein 2: MYGKSPARVLPFLLSLQLTVAVEIYTSGALEAVNGTDVRLKCTFSSFAPVGDALTVTWNFRPRDGGREQFVFYYHMDPFRPMSGRFKDRVVWDGNPERYDVSILLWKLQFDDNGTYTCQVKNPPDVDGLIGTIRLSVVHTVPFSEIYFLAVAIGSACALMIIIVIVVVLFQHFRKKRWADSADKAEGAKSKEEEKLNQGTKVSVYVEDTD; the protein is encoded by the exons TTGCTGTGGAAATTTACACCTCCGGGGCTCTGGAGGCAGTCAACGGGACAGATGTTCGGTTAAAATGCACTTTTTCCAGCTTTGCCCCTGTGGGAGATGCACTAACTGTGACGTGGAATTTCCGACCTCGAGATGGAGGTCGTGAGCAGTTT GTATTCTACTACCACATGGACCCCTTTAGGCCCATGAGTGGACGGTTCAAAGACCGGGTGGTCTGGGACGGGAACCCCGAGCGGTACGATGTCTCCATCTTGCTCTGGAAGCTACAGTTTGACGACAATGGGACATACACCTGCCAGGTGAAGAATCCACCTGATGTTGATGGTCTGATCGGGACGATCCGGCTCAGCGTTGTGCACACTG TGCCCTTCTCTGAGATCTACTTCCTGGCTGTGGCCATTGGCTCTGCTTGCGCACTGATGATCATCATAGTAATCGTGGTGGTCCTCTTCCAGCACTTCCGGAAAAAGCGATGGGCAGACAGTGCTGACAAAGCTGAGGGGGCAAAATC aaaagaagaggagaaactcAACCAAGGAACCAAGGTCTCTGTTTATGTGGAAGACACAGACTAA